The Kryptolebias marmoratus isolate JLee-2015 linkage group LG18, ASM164957v2, whole genome shotgun sequence genome includes a region encoding these proteins:
- the LOC108233235 gene encoding uncharacterized protein LOC108233235, with product MLLRVIVSENEIRRLSVEDIPSSVKELYQVLRTNLGLRGGLILQFEDPDFNNQLCNLTNIKDLPVDRATLKVLFTADDGSDSTLDTGSLPSTSSGDSVEWPDPFPIPQFSHDVELQLKEANCRYAKDGSLTMIPKSLKTDILDTLADRMSKISAYPERQHYENVAKALVEKHPCLREPGSEKGWYSWFHSLKFKLGNYRQKLSAAGCPEVVVNKRKAGGSKGKCVKKSKKGEVNYCPDPPEGQSSENMEEKRKIMEGEMLKRDPDHQLLEDLMVTTFSQRRKEIIGDQPHITELISRWPALFYEKQIRAEFRRIITTDLLESFLDGLDGLIPRLLGGIQSSNQVWKEAVTQRHFGLPCER from the exons ATGCTGCTGCGTGTCATCGTGTCAGAAAATGAAATCAGACGTCTTTCAGTTGAAGACATCCCCTCAAGCGTCAAGGAACTGTACCAGGTGTTACGAACCAACCTTGGTCTAAGAGGAGGATTAATTTTGCAGTTTGAGGATCCTGACTTCAATAATCAGTTGTGCAACCTAACAAACATCAAAGACCTTCCTGTGGACCGTGCAACGTTGAAAGTATTGTTCACAGCTGATGATGGCTCAGATTCAACGTTGGACACAGGCAGCCTCCCTTCCACCAGTAGTGGGGATTCTGTCGAATGGCCTGATCCCTTCCCAATTCCCCAGTTTTCACATGatgtggagctgcagctgaaagaagcaaattGTAGGTATGCTAAGGATGGATCTTTGACAATGAttcctaaaagtttaaagacTGATATCCTTGACACACTTGCAGACCGTATGTCGAAGATTAGTGCTTATCCTGAGAGGCAACACTATGAAAATGTGGCCAAAGCACTGGTGGAGAAGCATCCCTGTCTGCGAGAACCAGGGTCTGAAAAGGGATGGTACTCATGGTTTCACAGCCTGAAATTTAAGCTTGGAAACTACCGGCAAAAATTAAGTGCAGCAGGATGCCCTGAAGTGGTCGTAAACAAACGAAAAGCAGGAGGTTCAAAGGGAAAATGTGTCAAGAAGTCAAAGAAGGGTGAAGTAAACTACTGTCCTGATCCACCTGAAGGACAGAGTTCTGAAAACATGGAGGAGAAGCGCAAGATTATGGAGGGTGAAATGCTGAAGAGAGACCCTGAtcaccagctgctggaggatcTGATGGTTACTACGTTTTCCCAGCGTAGAAAGGAGATAATTGGAGATCAACCACACATCACAGAGCTCATTTCCCGATGGCCAGCTCTGTTTTATGAGAAACAG ATTAGAGCAGAATTCAGGAGAATCATCACCACAGACCTTCTGGAATCTTTTCTTGATGGACTTGATGGCCTGATCCCAAGACTGCTGGGAGGTATACAAAGCAGCAACCAAGTCTGGAAAGAAGCAGTCActcaaagacattttggacTGCCTTGTGAAAGAT